The genomic segment ATGTAAACGTCACTTTTCCACCCAAAGTAGAAACATACTTCTGAGTGGGCAACTTGTGTGTTGGAAGAAAACCAAAGCGTTTCTTCAAATACGCTGACAGATTGTTTGCGGCATTCACAACTTTTCCCAGCATGCCTGGTTTGTTCTCGGCACAGGCGACTTCGCAACTCCTGAAAAATATCTCCGCTGGCCGATTGGCAATCAGTGGCTTGAATCTTTCAGGGACGGCGTCTGAACCACATGAAACGTCGTCGCCTTTGATTTGGAAACGTGGATTCATGTACGGGCTCCTGGCAGTGCACAGGCCCAATTTCCTTTGCTCTCCTCTAACTCCACATCGATCGCATTTGGACCATTGTCCAAAACTGGTGTAGGCTTGAAATCCGTCTGTATTAATATCTGGAAGGGGTTGCTCATCCTTGTCACTGAATATCACTCGGGCATCAGTGGATCGCTGGATATCAAGTTCATAACCATAATAGAACTCGCCTGTCTTTGAGCCACAGATATAAATGCCAGAGTCATCAGGATGGGCGCCGACAATCGTGAGGTCTAAGTCGATGACATCAAACCTTGCATACAAATCGTTTTGGTCCTTATCTCTTGCACTATCCACTATCACTTTATCTTTGACGCTATCCTTAAACAATGTGATGTGCTTGCTGTTAAGATGCCTTTTGTAGTACCATATCACTGATGTGGTGCCATCAGGCTTACATCGGCAAGGAAGTTCAACATTCATATCCTGCAGAAATGCAATCTGCTCAAACATTAAGGTGGCAGGACAGTCCATCTTGGGTAAATCAATCTTTGCATCGCTTTCTAAAGCAATCATTTGGAATGTTATCCGTATcagaataatgataataaaaagtgTATTCATTTTCTTCTTGGTGTAATTTctgaaacacaaacaaaatacagcaattaGTCTAATGAACTGGGAATGACAAGAAAACCTACAATAGAGCATTTCCTCCAACTGCCTCTGAACCCCCAGTAATACAGTTAAATACAGTTTGATTTCCCGGTAATGTCCAGCTATAAGATATAATCTGCTTCCATAACTTGCCTTCTTATTAAATATTACACATATCTATATATTCAAAGACATTTTGTTGACCCATAGTGTCAATTTAATAGATACAATTAACTTCTATAACTTACCTTGTTAGAAAGGTCTAAACAAGTGTGTTGTCAGAAAACAACTGAGCTTTGGCTTGCTAGCCTGCTAAATATATAGTGTagggaccattatgacatcacaatgacattgcAATGACATCATGACGCTGCAACAACATCACAATGACATTGCAATGACATCATAAAGGATGGAGAACAAACaataatttcaagcttgaaattcaaaaccatcaaaaatgtttttttcccaaacaatttttccttttaaatgcaaTTGCATGAATTATAACTCTTGTTATTAGAGTcagaaaattgtaaaattctCAGGCAGTAACAATACAGACTGAATAATAGATCTGATATGTACATCCACCTAATGCatattattaataacaacaataataatataacaatactactactactaataataatacaaccaataatcctaataataaaacaaataacaatCATTTAGAATactttgaatatatataatgaatttccATAACATAGACTTGCCTGGTTATTATAAGGGTCTGAATAAGAGTGTTGTCAGATCACAACTGAGCTCATCTGTCACATGACAGCCTTATATAAAGTGCagggaccattatgacatcacagtgcATGATGAACAAACAGAATGGGAGCTAACCACATTCAGCTTAGTGTCTGAACACTGAGTGAATAATCAAACTATACACGACAAGCGTTATATCTTTAACTTCAGCCCACCCATAAACAACTCAtgtgctataataataatagcttgagTGGATAGAATTAATTTTTATAACGTAAACTTACCTGGTTATAAGTAGGTGTTTAGAAGGGTCTGAACAAGAGTGTTGTCAGATCACAACTGAGCTCACCTGTCACATGACAGCCTTATATATAGCACagggaccattatgacatcacaatgacactgCAAACGACATCATAATGACAttgcaatgacatcacaatgacattgcAATGACATCATAAAGTTGGATAACAAACAATAATTTCTAGCTTAAAattcaaaaccattaaaaaaaagaatcccaaatactttttccttttaaatgcaaTTGTGTAAATTAATAACTCTCATTATTAGAGtctgaaaattgtaaaattctcAGGCAGTAACAAAACCGACTGAATAATATGTCTGTTTGATATTTACAGCTACCTAAtccataatattaataacaacaataatataacaatactactactaataatacaaccaaaaatcctaataataataattataataaaacaaattataataatttataatactttgaatatatatataatgaatttccATAACATAAACTTGCCTGGTTATTATAAGGGTCTGAACAAGAGTGTTGTCAGATCACAACTGAGCTCACCTGTCATGTACATATTGATATTGAGGATTCTAACTTGGTGTAACAGGAGGAGTGAGAAAGACCCAGCAAAGAAAAACCGAATAAAGAAGTAGCTTGGGTTGTACTGGATGAAATTCCAAGATTAGCCCCATGTGATGTTGGCTCCTTATGGACTAATCCTCATTATAAACTTGTTTCCACAACCCTTGCAATTAAGAACAAATACCCCAATCAATAAACAGCAGTAAAGAAAATGACTATTCTTCAACTTGGTGGCCTGAAATATCCTGGACATTTTGCCCAACCCCACCTCATTCCTCTTCATTTTAAAAGGTTGCAGAAGTCACTATACAATGAAAATAGGACacgatgatttattttttttataaaaagtttattgagttagttaaaatgttaaaaataaaaaatattagtttCACGTTTTTCTAGGAACATCTTAGTAGGCTTGGCAGTTTTTTAAACTTCATTTTCAGGACTGAATTTAGGACAGCATTTGCAGTAGTAGCAGCAACACTTGATGAAAAAGATGATGAAAAATAATACTGTGCAGACTAGAAAACAGAAGCCAAGGACCTTGGCAGCAAAAAGGGTGTCTGCATCGGTGAGTTTGCGGCGCTTGGGTGGTTCTTTGCTCACAGTCAACTTGATAGATGATATTTGCTTTCCGTTAAGCCAGCAAGTGTACAGTCCTTTATCCGTGAATTGTGCAAATTTAATGTGTAGATTGTTCCCATGGTCAATGAAAAGGTTCATGTATTTGCTTGTTCCTATCAGGTATTCGCTGTGGTACAATCTCTCGTCATCTTTGTCCCAGGCTACTGCATCGTCTGGTTTTGATCCTGGACATGTAAACGTCACTTTTCCACCCAAAGTAGAAACATACTTCTGAGTGGGCAACTTGTGTGTTGGAAGAAAACCAAAGCGTTTCTTCAAATACGCTGACAGATTGTTTGCGGCATTCACAACTTTTCCCAGCATGCCTGGTTTGTTCTCGGCACAGGCGACTTCGCAACTCCTGAAAAATATCTCCGCTGGCCGATTGGCAATCAGTGGCTTGAATCTTTCAGGGACGGCGTCTGAACCACATGAAACGTCGTCGCCTTTGATTTGGAAACGTGGATTCATGTAGGGGCTCCTGGCAGTGCACAGGCCCAATTTCCTTTGCTCTCCTCTAACTCCACATCGATCGCATTTGGACCATTGTCCAAAACTGGTGTAGGCTTGAAATCCGTCTGTATTAATATCTGGAAGGGGTTGCTCATCCTTGTCACTGAATATCACTCGGGCATCAGTGGATCGCTGGATATCAAGTTCATAACCATAATAGAACTCGCCTGTCTTTGAGCCACAGATATAAATGCCAGAGTCATCAGGATGGGCGCCGACAATCGTGAGGTCTAAGTCGATGACATCAAACCTTGCATACAAATCGTTTTGGTCCTTATCTCTTGCACTATCCACTATCACTTTATCTTTGACGCTATCCTTAAACAATGTGATGTGCTTGCTGTTAAGATGCCTTTTGTAGTACCATATCACTGATGTGGTGCCATCAGGCTTACATCGGCAAGGAAGTTCAACATTCATATCCTGCAGAAATGCAATCTGCTCAAACATTAAGGTGGCAGGACAGTCCATCTTGGGTAAATCAATCTTTGCATCGCTTTCTAAAGCAATCATTTGGAATGTTATCCGTATcagaataatgataataaaaagtgTATTCATTTTCTTCTTGGTGTAATTTctgaaacacaaacaaaatacagcaattaGTCTAATGAACTGGGAATGACAAGAAAACCTACAATAGAGCATTTCCTCCAACTGCCTCTGAACCCCCAGTAATACAGTTAAATACAGTTTGATTTCCCGGTAATGTCCAGCTATAAGATATAATCTGCTTCCATAACTTGCCTTCTTATTAAATATTACACATATCTATATATTCAAAGACATTTTGTTGACCCATAGTGTCAATTTAATAGATACAATTAACTTCTATAACTTACCTTGTTAGAAAGGTCTAAACAAGTGTGTTGTCAGAAAACAACTGAGCTTTGGCTTGCTAGCCTGCTAAATATATA from the Xenopus laevis strain J_2021 chromosome 9_10L, Xenopus_laevis_v10.1, whole genome shotgun sequence genome contains:
- the LOC121398280 gene encoding Ig-like V-type domain-containing protein FAM187A, whose translation is MLYCRFSCHSQFIRLIAVFCLCFRNYTKKKMNTLFIIIILIRITFQMIALESDAKIDLPKMDCPATLMFEQIAFLQDMNVELPCRCKPDGTTSVIWYYKRHLNSKHITLFKDSVKDKVIVDSARDKDQNDLYARFDVIDLDLTIVGAHPDDSGIYICGSKTGEFYYGYELDIQRSTDARVIFSDKDEQPLPDINTDGFQAYTSFGQWSKCDRCGVRGEQRKLGLCTARSPYMNPRFQIKGDDVSCGSDAVPERFKPLIANRPAEIFFRSCEVACAENKPGMLGKVVNAANNLSAYLKKRFGFLPTHKLPTQKYVSTLGGKVTFTCPGSKPDDAVAWDKDDERLYHSEYLIGTSKYMNLFIDHGNNLHIKFAQFTDKGLYTCWLNGKQISSIKLTVSKEPPKRRKLTDADTLFAAKVLGFCFLVCTVLFFIIFFIKCCCYYCKCCPKFSPENEV
- the LOC121398274 gene encoding Ig-like V-type domain-containing protein FAM187A, which codes for MLYCRFSCHSQFIRLIAVFCLCFRNYTKKKMNTLFIIIILIRITFQMIALESDAKIDLPKMDCPATLMFEQIAFLQDMNVELPCRCKPDGTTSVIWYYKRHLNSKHITLFKDSVKDKVIVDSARDKDQNDLYARFDVIDLDLTIVGAHPDDSGIYICGSKTGEFYYGYELDIQRSTDARVIFSDKDEQPLPDINTDGFQAYTSFGQWSKCDRCGVRGEQRKLGLCTARSPYMNPRFQIKGDDVSCGSDAVPERFKPLIANRPAEIFFRSCEVACAENKPGMLGKVVNAANNLSAYLKKRFGFLPTHKLPTQKYVSTLGGKVTFTCPGSKPDDAVAWDKDDERLYHSEYLIGTSKYMNLFIDHGNNLHIKFAQFTDKGLYTCWLNGKQISSIKLTVSKEPPKRRKLTDADTLFAAKVLGFCFLVCTVLFFIIFFIKCCCYYCKCCPKFSPENEV